GTGACCGCTGACGGGGCTCACCGCATTGAGATCGACGATGTGCTTTGTCCGGTGTTTGTCCTGACTTTGGACGGGGCCTGCAGTGTTCGTCTGTCCGGTTTTGCCTCACTGCTTGAGGCCGAACTGTCTGGCGTTTCAACACTTGAGGCGCAAGACCTCGAAGCCTGTGAGGCGACAATCTCAGCCCATGGTACAGCCGTTGCCAAGGTGCAGGTGAAAAAAAGCCTTGGTGTGCATGCCACGGGGATTGCAGAAATCCTGTATCGCGGCGAGCCGGAACTGACCGAGGTGAATTTAACCGGTCGCGCACGCGTCGCTTCAATGGAATGAGCCGATCTTACTCATTGATCTTTTCTTTTTTGTTCCCCTGTTCGTTGAATTTATCCTCCTTGAAATAATGCTTTTTGGGTGTTGCTCTGTCGTCAATTCGCTCCCTGGTTGCAAACAGATTGCTCCTCTCCAGCCGGTTCCTGAAGGTAATGGAACAGCCTGTCAAATAGTTGCGGGTCGTCAAAATGTTCCCGACCGACCAGGGTAATGGGTTGGTGACCGCGTTGGCGCATGCTGCCGACTTCGGGAATCCCCATCGAAAACAACAGACCGGCCTCAACCCGCCGTGTGCCGGGGACAATCCCGCGCTGATCAAACTGGCTGGTGTAACCGCCTCGGCCATCCGGGAGCAGTTCCAACTCTTCATAAGGGCTCAGCTGGTAGGGGCGGGCTGTCGTTGTCTCGGGGGCGACCTGAGCATTGAGAAGCAGATGGCGCGGACTGAACGTAAAGAGCAATCTTTGCCCTTCCGTGATCTGCGGCAACGTTTGCAGAATTTGCTCCTTTTTTTCGTCCTGTTTGAGGTTTTTCAGATCAAAATAGCCCGCGTCTGGAACCATGCCATAATAACAGCCACAATTGTTGATCAGGTCGACCATCACAAGTCGTCCTTGACAATTCAAGGTGTAACGCAGGGTAATGCCGTCCAGATGACCGCGTTCCATCCACGAGGACTCACCGTTATAACGCCCCGGATACCAGAAGACGTAATTGATCTGTACGGCCGCAAGACCCTGTAACTGGATTTCGCTGAAATAGTAATAAAGGACAGGCTGTTCGGGATTGGTTTGGAACGTCGGCTCATGGTCTTTGTCGGCCACTTCAATCCGGCCGATGAGATCACTGTCCTTTTCATAAACCTGACGGATCACGGGAGCAAAGCGCGCTGCCAGCCGTTGCCTGTCGTCGTCATTGAGGTCATGCAGTCCGGCAGCATTCTCGCGGGAGGATTGGAGGATGATTTTTACCGCCTTGTCCGACAGCAACGGTTGCCCTTGAGGCGCGTACCATCGCAGGTGTTGCGGAGGGAACTCTGCCTCACTGAATGCGCTGACCTGCTGATGGATCTCTTCGTGGGCGTTGTTGGCCAGGTAGTTGACCGGCAGAACAAACAACGGATACAGACCAACGGCTCGTTGCCAGAATCGATAATCGTCATCAACCTCTATGCTCTGTTGTAGACGGGAACAGACGTTTTCATCGGCAAGATCGTTGCGCATCATTTCAAGCGAGCAGGTGGCCAGGCGTGCTTTAAACGCCATCGTATCTGCACTGTCTGCCAGGAGTCTCAAGGCTTGTTGCTCAAGGGCAGGCAGGCGTAGTAGTTCCCTGTTCCGGGCAGCCAGATCACGTTGTCGCATTTGTTGCAGCAGAACGCGCTGTGCGGCGATATCCTGCGTGGTTTGCATCTGGTTGGCGAGAAAGCGATCACTGCGTAGATAACTGAACCCGTCAATGGGCTGGCTGCCCGTATCACGCACGCTGTATTTGTCTACCGTCGCATCAAACTGCTGCCACAACTGCGTGCAGGACGGTGCCGTCTTCACCGAGGGATTGGACAGCTGAGACGTACAGCCGCAGAGTAGCATCACCAGGGACGAAACGATGATTTCCCAAAGGCCTTGATGTCTTTGGCGCATAGTGTCTCCTCAAAAAATATCACTGTTTTTTCTATTACCTTAACAGCCGTTTATCTGACGGGCAAATGTTTCGCAGTATTGCCTGATGAAGATTTTTTATCGCGGTGGTGGTTTCCAGCCGACGATGTTAGCCTCCGGTAAGATCCTTGAAACAACAGTGGGATACCTCTTGTCGCTCTGAGGCGACTGTGGTAAATTTTCTAGTCTTTTAGAGCAGAGTTGAAAAGCTTCCGAACAAAATGTTTCAACACCCTGTTTAATGCCCTGTGCCGTACCTCTCCCCCTGCAGGCTGTGTGGCTTGTCAGGAGGTTCAAAACTTACCGGAGACCCTGAATGATCCGTGCCCTCTCAAAGAAGATTTTTGGCAGTCAAAATGACCGAGAACTGAAGCGGTTGCGTAAAATTGTCGAGCAGGTCAATGCGCTTGAAGAGCAGATTGAACCGCTGGACGATGCTGCGTTGCGCGCGAAAACCGATGAATTTAAACAACGTCTGAGCCAGGGTGAAACCCTGGATGATTTACTTCCCGAAGCGTTTGCCGTGGTGCGTGAAGCGGCCAAGCGGGTGTTGGGGATGCGTCACTTTGATGTCCAGTTGATCGGTGGCATGGTTCTGCACAGCGGCAAGATTGCTGAAATGAAAACCGGTGAGGGTAAAACCCTGGTGGCAACACTGCCGACCTACCTCAACGCCCTGAGTGGTCGAGGCGTGCATGTGATCACCGTCAACGACTATCTGGCCAAACGTGACTCCGACTGGATGGGCCAGGTCCATCGTTTTCTTGGTCTGACTGTCGGCTGTATCATCCACGGCATTTCCGATGAGGAGCGCAAGGCGGCTTATGCCTCCGATGTCACCTACGGCACCAACAACGAATTTGGCTTTGACTACCTGCGTGACAACATGAAGTTCGAGCTGAGTCAGTATGTGCAGCGTGAACTTAATTTTGCCATTGTCGACGAGGTTGACTCCATCCTGATTGACGAAGCGCGGACACCGTTGATTATCTCCGGCCCGAGTGAGGCGTCCAGTGAGCTTTATTATCGGGTGAACGCGATTATTCCCCGCCTGAAAAAAGGGGAAGTGATTGAACACCGCGACGGTAAAGTCGGCCCGAGTCACAAGGAGTTCACCGGTGATTATACGGTAGATGAAAAAGCCAAAACTGCGGCCTTGACGGAAGACGGCGTCGCAACTGTTGAAAAAATGCTGGGTGTCGATAATCTCTATGATCCACGCCATATTGAGTTGCTGCACCATGTCAATCAGGCGCTCAAGGCGCACGCATTGTTCAAGAACGAAGTGGATTACGTCGTCAAGGACGGCGAGGTTATGATCGTTGACGAATTCACCGGTCGTCTGATGCCGGGACGGCGCTGGAGTGACGGTCTGCACCAAGCTGTGGAAGCCAAGGAAGGGGTGAAGATCGAAAGCGAAAACCAGACGCTGGCGACCATCACCTTCCAGAACTACTTCCGCATGTATGACAAGCTGGCCGGTATGACCGGTACCGCTGACACGGAAGCGGTAGAGTTTAACGAGATCTACAAACTCAGTGTGGTGGTGATCCCGACCAACCGTCCCAATCAGCGTACCGACTACGCCGATGTGATTTATAAGACGGAACAGGAAAAATTCAATGCGGTTATTGAGGATATCCGTGCCTGTCACCAAAGTGGCCAGCCGGTGCTGGTAGGTACTATCTCCATTGAAAATTCCGAGCGTTTGGCGGCTCAGTTGAAAAAATCCGGAGTGCCGCACAACGTGCTCAATGCCAAGCATCACGAAAAAGAAGCCGAGATTGTGGCCCAGGCCGGACGCCTCGGTTCGGTGACGATTGCTACCAATATGGCCGGTCGTGGTACCGACATCGTGCTCGGTGGTAATGCCGACATGCTGGCGAAAGCGGTGGTCAATGGTGACACTGAGGACGAGCGTTATGAAGAACTGCTGAAAAAATTTACTGAGGAGTGCGCTGCCGAAAAGCAGAAGGTGCTTGAAGCCGGTGGTCTATACATTCTCGGTACTGAGCGCCATGAATCACGCCGTATCGACAACCAGCTGCGTGGTCGTTCCGGTCGTCAGGGTGATCCGGGTGCCAGCCGTTTCTACCTGAGTCTTGAAGATGACCTGCTGCGCATTTTCGGTAGCCATCGGGTGGCGTTTATCATGGACAAGCTCAAGATCCCTGAAAACGAACCCATTGAACACGGCATGATTTCACGGGCCATCGAAAACGCCCAGAAGAAGGTGGAAGGGCACAACTTCGATATTCGTAAGCATCTGATCGAATACGATGACGTCATGAACCGTCAGCGTGAGGTGATTTACGAACAACGCCGTGAGGTGCTGGCCGGGGAGAATATTCGTGGCACCTATAACGCCATCATTGAAGAGATGGTGGAAGATATTGTTGCCACATTCTGCCCGGAAAAAGTGTCACCCTCTGATTGGAATGTGTCGAATCTGGTTGATGATTTCATCTCCCAGTTCAACTTCCAACCGGAATTGCCTGATCTTGAGGATAAACCCAACACCGAGGAGTTGACGGAGTCGTTGAAGAAACAGGTGTTCAAACGCCTGATCGACAAAGAAAATGAGTTTACTCCAGCAGTGCTTGAGCATCTCATGACGGTCTTGCTGTTGCAGGTGATCGACAGCCAGTGGAAAGACCACCTGTTGTCCATTGACCACCTTAAAGAGGGGATCGGCCTGCGTGGTTACGGCCAGAAAAACCCCAAAGAGGAATACAAACGCGAGGCTTACAACCTGTTCATGCAGATGATGGGTCGTATTCGTCAGGAAGTGCTGCAGAAACTGTTCATGATCCAACTCGTTCAGCAGGACGATGTGGATCGCATGGAAGAGGAGCAGAAGAAGCGTAAGGTGGTCATGAATCGCAGCGATGAGGCGGATAAGCCCGCCCAGCCGGTGAAACGCGATGAAGACAAGGTGGGCCGCAATGATCCCTGCCCCTGCGGCAGCGGTCAAAAATACAAGAAATGCTGCGGGCGTTAATAGGCCCGTATCTGGGAGATCGACCATGACTGTTCCCGTTGTACAAGGCTTTAGCTTTTCCGTTGCCGAGGCAGCGATTAAAGCGCCCGGGCGCAAAGACTGTGCCCTGATTTTTTCCGACATTCCCGCCCAATGTGCCGGAGTGTTTACCCGTAACAAAGTGATTGCTGCGCCGCTGATCGTCACCAAACCGCGCATTGCCGATGGTCTGTGCCAGGCGGTGCTGATTAACAGTGGCAATGCCAATGCCTGTACCGGTGAAGCCGGTTTGCAGGTCGCGCGGACCAGTGGTGCCGAAGTCGCCAAGGCCCTGTCCATTGATGAAACGCTGGTGGCGGTTTCTTCGACCGGGGTGATTGGTGTGCCGTTGCCGGTGGAGCGCTTGACCGCAGCTGTGCCCGCATTATGCCAGGGGTTGGCTGCAGACAAGGCCTCAGCGGTAGCCGAAGCGATCATGACCACCGACAGCTTCAGCAAAACGTCGTGCCGTACTCTTGAGGTGAATGGCATGACCTGTCAGGTTGTCGCTCTGGCTAAAGGTGCCGGCATGATTCACCCGAATATGGCCACCATGCTTGGTTTTGTCATGACCGATGCCGCTGTGTCTCTGGAGTTATTGCAGCCGACATTGACCAAAGCCGTAGATAACTCGTTTAACTCCATTACCGTCGACGGTGATACCTCGACCAATGATATGGTGCTGCTGTTGGCCAATGGTGTTGCCGGAAATGAAACGATTCAGCCCGGCAGCCGTGAGGCGGACCTTTTTGCCCAGGCTGTTGCCGATGTGTTGCTGGATCTGGCGAAAATGATCGTCCGTGATGGTGAAGGCGCCACGAAGCTGGTCCATATTGAACTCTGTGGTGCCAACAGTGATGTCGAAGCCAAGATTGCCGCCCGCAGTGTGGCGACCTCCAGTCTGGTGAAGACGGCTTTTTTTGGTGAAGATGCCAACTGGGGGCGGATTATTGCTGCTGTCGGGTATTCGGGCGTTGATGTTGATCCGGATAAAATCGACATCTTTTTCGATGAGGTTCAGGTCGTGGCCGAGGGTCTGACCACCGGACCTGAAAAGGAAGCTCTGGCGACAGAGGTCCTGAAAAAACCTGAGTTTCGCGTGACGGTTGATCTGCACCTGGGCCAGGGGCGCGCGCATTATTACACCTCGGATTTGACCTACGATTATGTCAAGATCAATGCCGATTATCGGACTTGATCGACTTCTGACAACCGGTTTGAGTTTCTGTTGCAGAAAGCCCGCCTTGGCGGGCTTTCTCTGTCAAGGAGCCAGTATGGAATTCCCCAGCCCCGCAGCATTGATTGATCACACCTTGTTGGCGCCGACAGCCTGTGCCGCCGCTTTCGAACAGCTCTGTGAAGAGGCTGTTGAATTCGGCTGTGCCTCCGTCTGTGTCCCGCCATCTCGTCTGACACTGGTGGCAGATCTGCTGCATGGAAGTGACGTGGCTGTCGGCACCGTGATCGGTTTTCCTCTCGGCTATGAAACCACGGCGTGTAAAGTGATGCAGGCGGCAGAAGCCTGTAACCTTGGCGCGCAGGAAATCGATATGGTGATTCATGGTGGTTGGGCTCAAGAGGGCCACTTGAGCCGAATTGAACAGGAGATCGCTGAGATCAACCGGGCCTGTGAAGGGCGTACCCTTAAGGTGATTATAGAGTGTTGCTATCTGACGGACGAGCAGAAGCGTCGCTTGACCGAGGCAGTATTGGGTGGCGGAGCCGCCTACGTAAAAACCTCAACGGGATTTGGACCCAGTGGTGCAACGGTCGCAGATGTTAAGCTGCTCGCCGAGGTGGTCCAAGGAAAGATCGGCGTGAAAGCGGCCGGTGGTATTCGAGATTATGCGACCTTTCAAGCCATGGTCGATGCCGGTGCCAGCCGCATCGGTTGTAGTGCCACGGCAACGATTGTCGATCAGTGGTTGAAGTGTCTGGAAAAGTAACAGGGGGAGCATGTTTAAGCGGGTTTTGCTGATCGTTCTCGACGGTGTAGGGTGTGGCGCCCTGCCTGATGCTGGATCTTATGGTGATCATGAGGCCAATACGTTGGCCCATGTTGCGGCCTGTGATGGAGCGTTGTCGTTACCGACGCTGCAACGCCTCGGCTTGGGGAATATTGTTTCAATGAAAGGTGTCCCTCCGGCGGATTCTCCTGAAGCCGCATGGGGACGCATGGCCGAGCAGAGTGCCGGGAAAGACAGTACCACCGGTCATTGGGAAATCGCCGGAGCAATTTTGAAGCAGCCGTTCAGGATATTCCCCGAGGCGTTTCCCCCAGCGATTATCCAGGCTTTTACTGAGCTCGCCGGCGTCGAGCCACTGGGTAATGTCATCGCCAGCGGCACGGAGATCCTCGTTGAACTGGGCGAAGAACATCTGCGTACGGGGCGGCCCATTGTCTATACCAGTAGCGATTCGGTCTTTCAGATTGCCGCCCATGAATCCCTCTGGCCGCCGGAAAAACTCTATGAGCTGTGTCGCGGCATGCGCGAAGTCCTCAATGACTGGCAGGTGGGGCGTGTGATTGCCCGGCCGTTTGTCGGTGACCGGGCGGAGACGTTTAAACGCACGGAGCGACGACATGATTTTTCCATGCAGCCACCACCCATGATCCTTGATGGGCTGGCCGAGCGGGATGTCGAGGTGATTGCTGTCGGCAAGATTCTCGATATTTTTTGTGGACGCGGCATCCGCCGCCATTATGCCAGCAAAGATAATGCGGATGGCATGAACAAGATCGGCGAGGCAATGCAACATCATAGACAAGGACTGATTTTTGCCAATCTGATTGACTATGATATGCTCTACGGGCATCGCTGTGACGTTGAAGGTTTTGCCCGCGCGTTGGAGCGCTTTGATCAGTGGTTGGCGGACTTTCTTCCTCAGCTGGCGGCCGATGACCTGCTGCTGATTACCGCTGATCATGGTTGTGATCCGACCACGCCGGGAACAGACCACACCCGCGAGTATGTGCCGTTGCTGGCGTGGCATCCCTCTATGCAGCCGGGGCTGTCACTCGGAGAGCGTCGCACCTTTGCTGATGTCGCTGCAACCCTGGGTGAAAATTATTCCATCACGATGGATGTCGGTGACAGCTTTTTGTCCGCATTAACGGGTGACTGAGCTGTGACTGAACGTTGAACGACTGTTTGTTAACCGAAAATATGGTTGTCCTGGAGGGGGTATGTTGAAGATAAAGACGATTGTTCTGGCCCTGATGTTGACCTTGCTTGGTGGCACCGGTTGTCTGGCTCTGGAGGTCGTTGATGCCTCCATTACCACCCGGATCGTCAATCGGGAACCGCTCGATTCGTTGAATACGGTACCGGCGGGCATCGATGAACTGTATTGTTTTACCCGTGTCAGCGGTGCAACCGATGATACCTGGATTACGCATGTCTGGTATTGTGAAGATCAGGAACTGGCCCGGGTTCGCTTGCCGGTCCGCTCTTCGAACTGGCGCACCTGGTCGTCAAAACAGATTCTGCCTCAGTGGAAAGGGGCGTGGCGCGTTGAAGTCTTTGATGAGAACGGAGAGGCCATTCTTATCGTGCCGTTTTCAATTTTTTAGCGGTGTGAAGATCAAAACAAAGGAGGGACCGAAAAATCAGTCCCTCCTTTGTTCGTTTTGGCTTGAGGCGCAACGCTATTTTTTCTTGGCTGCCCGTGCTTGAGCAAGCTTTTCGCCAAGGCCGCGTTCAATGGCCATCTTCTTGCGTTGCTCAGAATAGGCTTTGGCGGCAAGAGGCTGGGTGCGGGGGATCGCAAATTGCTTGCGGTATTCCGCCGGAGTCATGCCGTGTACCATGCGCAGGTGGCGACCCAGTGTCGTCATCCCTTTGCCGCAGATCATGCAATAGACTTTATCCTTGCCGAATGCCTTTTTCATTGAAATCGCTGGTTGTTGCTCCTGCTCTTCCTGTTGGGCAACCTCTTCACCTGACTCCATGGCCTTGAGCGTATTGTGGATTTCAGCCAGCTCGGCGACCAGATCTTCTTTCGTCATTGTGGTGGTTGATGCGTGAGCAGAAACAATTTCTACAGCCATTTCCAGAAGTTTTGACATAATTGTATTCTCCATATGTTGTGAACTGAATAGAATCTTTTATAATCTATTACGCTATCATCATATAAAATCAAGGAAAAAAATGTTGTAATGACCATTATGCGAGTCAAAAAGCTCTTTTTTATGTAAAGTTAATCATACAATCATTGTTTTTTGATGCGCTTGATAAAAGACTGAGAGTTTATATGTTATCCAATGATATACGACATATGATTGAACAGCGTGAGAAGGATACGCTGTCGCCGTTTGCCTGTTGCAGTGTCGATAGTCTCGGTCGTGAGATTGAAGAAAAAGCATGTCCGATCCGAACATGTTTTCAGCATGACCGCGATCGAATCTTACATTGCAAATCGTTTCGCCGTTTAAAACATAAGACCCAGGTTTTTTTATCACCCGAAGGGGATCATTATCGGACCCGTCTGACCCATACCCTTGAAGTTTCACAAATTGCTCGTACTGTTGCCCGTGCCTTGTCGCTCAATGAAGATCTGACCGAGGCCATTACCTTAGGCCACGATCTGGGACACACGCCTTTCGGCCATGCTGGCGAGCGGGTGTTGAATTCCCTGTTGCCGAGCGGTTTTCATCATGTGCGACAAAGTGTACGGGTCGTGGAAACGTTGGAGAAAAACGGGCGTGGTCTGAACCTGACTGCCGAGGTCCGTGACGGGATTCTGTGTCACTCCAAAGGCACCGGCCCCGTGATGGCCTGTTGCGATGGGGGGAGGGCCAAAACGCTTGAGGGACAGATTGTCCGTTTTGCCGACATCATTGCCTATGTCAATCATGATCTTGATGATGCGCTTCGTGGTGGCGTCATCACCCGAGACGATGTGCCTGAGACGCTGCTGAAGAAGCTTGGAGTCCGTCATTCGCAACGGATCAATGCCATGGTGTCGGATATGATTGAGGCCTCCCAGGGTCAGGGAATGATCGAAATTCGTCTGTCTGATGCCATGCTTGAACAGGTGACCCAATTACGCGACTGGCTTTTTGACCATGTCTATCGGGTACCCAGCGTGCATGAGGATTTCAACAAAGCGGCACACGTCATTAAGGAACTCTTTGAATTCTTTAGAGAAAACCCGCAACGCATGCAACAGTACGGCGCTGTCTGTCTGCCCGGTGATCCGCTGGAGGTCAGTGTTACTGACTTCATCGCCGGCATGACGGACCGTTACGCCATGAAGCTGTATCAGGAGATCTTTCTCCCCCGGCCATGGGCGACGCTGTAAGTACGCATAACTTGACGTGGTTTGGCTGCTCCTTTCCTTGACAGAATTTGAGCGCTGTGCTAGCGTTTTGCACTTGAAAATGAGAAAATGTTGAGTCTTATATCGGCATACTTTTTCAGGTAAAAAGAGCAATCAGGGAGCTCCACAACCGTCGCGAGCTTTTCAAAAAGCTGAGGAGGCATAGATGGGCAAAAAGTTGTTGCTGGCTGATGACAGTGTCACCATCCAGAAAGTTATCGAAATTACATTTGCAGATAAAGATTATCAGCTCCAGATTGCGGATAACGGTGAACAGGCCCTGAGTATGGCCCAACAGTATCTTCCTGACCTGATTATGGCCGATGTGTTCATGCCCGGAAAAAATGGTTATGAATTATGTGAAGCGATTCGTGCCATACCGGAACTGGCGTCTATTCCTCTGTTGCTGTTGGCGGGCACTTTTGAGCCGTTTGATGAAGCCAAAGCCAAAGCCGTTGGTGCCACCGACTGGATTACCAAGCCGTTCAGTTCTCAGGAACTGGTGGATAAAGTCGCCGACATGCTCTCCAAGGCCCCCGTTCAAGAGACGTGGAAAGCCACTCCTGGGCAAACTCCCGTTGAAAGTGATTTGCTTGGTGCCATTGCGGAAGTCAGTGCCAAACAGGCTGCTCAGGTTGAGGCCCCTGCTCAGGAAGAGATCGCTGAACCTGCCCCGGCTATTGAATCTACAGACTTTGGCCAACCGTTACCTGAATTCGATATGGCCCAGACTGCAGTAGAAGAGACTGCTGCCGTTGAAGAAGACGACCGCTTCAGTTTCGATGCCACCAACGAATATGCTCCTTTTGGTGAAGAAGCTCAGGAAGAGACCGCTCCTGA
This is a stretch of genomic DNA from uncultured Desulfuromonas sp.. It encodes these proteins:
- a CDS encoding DUF2807 domain-containing protein translates to MLRLRFISLMLLLLVMIPVLGWADSSLEGNGLPGQQPRILPAFDHILIQGGFTLKVKVSGHSRCTVSGDENLLDQVVTQVDGGELLIAPKTALQFKQPMEISLEVAELTGVTADGAHRIEIDDVLCPVFVLTLDGACSVRLSGFASLLEAELSGVSTLEAQDLEACEATISAHGTAVAKVQVKKSLGVHATGIAEILYRGEPELTEVNLTGRARVASME
- the secA gene encoding preprotein translocase subunit SecA, yielding MIRALSKKIFGSQNDRELKRLRKIVEQVNALEEQIEPLDDAALRAKTDEFKQRLSQGETLDDLLPEAFAVVREAAKRVLGMRHFDVQLIGGMVLHSGKIAEMKTGEGKTLVATLPTYLNALSGRGVHVITVNDYLAKRDSDWMGQVHRFLGLTVGCIIHGISDEERKAAYASDVTYGTNNEFGFDYLRDNMKFELSQYVQRELNFAIVDEVDSILIDEARTPLIISGPSEASSELYYRVNAIIPRLKKGEVIEHRDGKVGPSHKEFTGDYTVDEKAKTAALTEDGVATVEKMLGVDNLYDPRHIELLHHVNQALKAHALFKNEVDYVVKDGEVMIVDEFTGRLMPGRRWSDGLHQAVEAKEGVKIESENQTLATITFQNYFRMYDKLAGMTGTADTEAVEFNEIYKLSVVVIPTNRPNQRTDYADVIYKTEQEKFNAVIEDIRACHQSGQPVLVGTISIENSERLAAQLKKSGVPHNVLNAKHHEKEAEIVAQAGRLGSVTIATNMAGRGTDIVLGGNADMLAKAVVNGDTEDERYEELLKKFTEECAAEKQKVLEAGGLYILGTERHESRRIDNQLRGRSGRQGDPGASRFYLSLEDDLLRIFGSHRVAFIMDKLKIPENEPIEHGMISRAIENAQKKVEGHNFDIRKHLIEYDDVMNRQREVIYEQRREVLAGENIRGTYNAIIEEMVEDIVATFCPEKVSPSDWNVSNLVDDFISQFNFQPELPDLEDKPNTEELTESLKKQVFKRLIDKENEFTPAVLEHLMTVLLLQVIDSQWKDHLLSIDHLKEGIGLRGYGQKNPKEEYKREAYNLFMQMMGRIRQEVLQKLFMIQLVQQDDVDRMEEEQKKRKVVMNRSDEADKPAQPVKRDEDKVGRNDPCPCGSGQKYKKCCGR
- the argJ gene encoding bifunctional glutamate N-acetyltransferase/amino-acid acetyltransferase ArgJ yields the protein MTVPVVQGFSFSVAEAAIKAPGRKDCALIFSDIPAQCAGVFTRNKVIAAPLIVTKPRIADGLCQAVLINSGNANACTGEAGLQVARTSGAEVAKALSIDETLVAVSSTGVIGVPLPVERLTAAVPALCQGLAADKASAVAEAIMTTDSFSKTSCRTLEVNGMTCQVVALAKGAGMIHPNMATMLGFVMTDAAVSLELLQPTLTKAVDNSFNSITVDGDTSTNDMVLLLANGVAGNETIQPGSREADLFAQAVADVLLDLAKMIVRDGEGATKLVHIELCGANSDVEAKIAARSVATSSLVKTAFFGEDANWGRIIAAVGYSGVDVDPDKIDIFFDEVQVVAEGLTTGPEKEALATEVLKKPEFRVTVDLHLGQGRAHYYTSDLTYDYVKINADYRT
- the deoC gene encoding deoxyribose-phosphate aldolase, whose protein sequence is MEFPSPAALIDHTLLAPTACAAAFEQLCEEAVEFGCASVCVPPSRLTLVADLLHGSDVAVGTVIGFPLGYETTACKVMQAAEACNLGAQEIDMVIHGGWAQEGHLSRIEQEIAEINRACEGRTLKVIIECCYLTDEQKRRLTEAVLGGGAAYVKTSTGFGPSGATVADVKLLAEVVQGKIGVKAAGGIRDYATFQAMVDAGASRIGCSATATIVDQWLKCLEK
- a CDS encoding phosphopentomutase, translating into MFKRVLLIVLDGVGCGALPDAGSYGDHEANTLAHVAACDGALSLPTLQRLGLGNIVSMKGVPPADSPEAAWGRMAEQSAGKDSTTGHWEIAGAILKQPFRIFPEAFPPAIIQAFTELAGVEPLGNVIASGTEILVELGEEHLRTGRPIVYTSSDSVFQIAAHESLWPPEKLYELCRGMREVLNDWQVGRVIARPFVGDRAETFKRTERRHDFSMQPPPMILDGLAERDVEVIAVGKILDIFCGRGIRRHYASKDNADGMNKIGEAMQHHRQGLIFANLIDYDMLYGHRCDVEGFARALERFDQWLADFLPQLAADDLLLITADHGCDPTTPGTDHTREYVPLLAWHPSMQPGLSLGERRTFADVAATLGENYSITMDVGDSFLSALTGD
- a CDS encoding DUF2914 domain-containing protein gives rise to the protein MLKIKTIVLALMLTLLGGTGCLALEVVDASITTRIVNREPLDSLNTVPAGIDELYCFTRVSGATDDTWITHVWYCEDQELARVRLPVRSSNWRTWSSKQILPQWKGAWRVEVFDENGEAILIVPFSIF
- a CDS encoding MucR family transcriptional regulator is translated as MSKLLEMAVEIVSAHASTTTMTKEDLVAELAEIHNTLKAMESGEEVAQQEEQEQQPAISMKKAFGKDKVYCMICGKGMTTLGRHLRMVHGMTPAEYRKQFAIPRTQPLAAKAYSEQRKKMAIERGLGEKLAQARAAKKK
- a CDS encoding deoxyguanosinetriphosphate triphosphohydrolase, whose product is MIEQREKDTLSPFACCSVDSLGREIEEKACPIRTCFQHDRDRILHCKSFRRLKHKTQVFLSPEGDHYRTRLTHTLEVSQIARTVARALSLNEDLTEAITLGHDLGHTPFGHAGERVLNSLLPSGFHHVRQSVRVVETLEKNGRGLNLTAEVRDGILCHSKGTGPVMACCDGGRAKTLEGQIVRFADIIAYVNHDLDDALRGGVITRDDVPETLLKKLGVRHSQRINAMVSDMIEASQGQGMIEIRLSDAMLEQVTQLRDWLFDHVYRVPSVHEDFNKAAHVIKELFEFFRENPQRMQQYGAVCLPGDPLEVSVTDFIAGMTDRYAMKLYQEIFLPRPWATL
- a CDS encoding response regulator, giving the protein MGKKLLLADDSVTIQKVIEITFADKDYQLQIADNGEQALSMAQQYLPDLIMADVFMPGKNGYELCEAIRAIPELASIPLLLLAGTFEPFDEAKAKAVGATDWITKPFSSQELVDKVADMLSKAPVQETWKATPGQTPVESDLLGAIAEVSAKQAAQVEAPAQEEIAEPAPAIESTDFGQPLPEFDMAQTAVEETAAVEEDDRFSFDATNEYAPFGEEAQEETAPEDDSALSEFTFETNETPPAQTQEAEVPVDAFDLPEAEEAPLAESSEESLDALDPFAAAEAPAVDPFADLPPLEDFSASVEEETVEEPVEEPVSSFESLQPLEMHSEPEAEPVADLPPLVAPAEEPAPVAAAAPAAVMDLGADAIVAEGAYGATPKRVETRVAYLSDEQLSEIVERVAGAIIEKLASPILEKVVWEVVPDLAESMVREEMNKIKPDA